TCATGCTCATATAGCATTTAAAGTTGTCATATCCAATGGTTATAGGTGCGTATTTACACATTCTCTTCAGGGAAGACATAAGGTAGACAACATGTTTCTTAATCAACATATTGTTGGCTCATTCAACAGAGGATAATCTGATGTCAAATTTTATTTAAGAGAAGACAATGAGTTCAACTAAAACTAACACAGTGGGAACTGTATGAACAGTATGATATACACCCATTTTAGCGTACAAGGGGCTGCATCGGGATTGTACGTCACAGCTTGAGTTTGCTCTCGGCCATCTCAACATAGAGCTTCATGACTTTCCCTGCACATCGTTGAACGTCAGGTGTCATCTTATCAGGGTCAGGCATACTGCTAGGTGGAAAGAACTCGCTGCTCCTCATGGCTGAACCATAGAAATTAACCACGTCAAGAACGAGGTTATCCCCAGCCGCTTTCCAAGACTTGAGAGAATCTGTGGAAGCATCCCATTTCAGGAGGGACTCTCTATAAGGGAGTCCTACCTTGTCGCAATACGCTTTCAGGTATTCTGCCGGCTTGGTCAGGAGATCATCAGCATCGATCACGATCGGATCACTGTCGATATTTTTTCTGACATACTTCCAGAGGTCATAGAGTTCCTCCACGTAGTATCCAGGTGGGAAGAAAATGTCATCGCGTTCGACATCGTATGTCTGTTCATTGGCAGATTCGTCTTTGAGAAGACCAAGCTCAGTAAACTGCGCGAACATAGCTTTTCGATAGGAGTTGATAGAGCGAAAGGGATTGCGAATGAGAAAGGTATGTTTGAACCCACTGGGAAGGTACTGTCGTGTGTCGTCAGTGGCAACGCCTGACGCCATATCCTTGACAAAGACATATTTACTCTGTGTACTCTCAAGCGTCTCTTTCATGGTCGAATACCTATATAACAATAAAAAGAATCGAGATTATGTTCTAAATTAGTGAGTGACGGAGATTTCAAGTATCAAGCTAAAATGCATATGACTTAGGTATTCAGGACGTAATTACTTCCGTTACACTGGCTGCACGTgtgcatacaaaaaaaaatactacgtTACAATAAACAGTGGTAGATAGAAAGACAAGTTTATAGAGGATAACGAGGGAAATTGTaataaaaaatgtatatcattatCAAGTGTAGGAAAGACTGTGGCGTCTGTTTTATTTGAAAATTTTCTCCGAAGACCCACAGAATTCTTTGAGATTGTCCACTTATTAgcgtgaaacattttgaaagacAGCTGCAGTATAGTCAACTCACGCAAGACGTGATGGTTCCATATTCGATCGGGTTATCCCTCCGAGAAGTTCGGCAGCTTTTTCCAGCACTTCCTCATTTCCCTTATAAACCAGAGGTAAGTCTTCTCCGTGCGACTTCTTGTATGCCTTGCCCGCGAGGTCGCAGTATATAAAAGGTTCGAAATAAATCTCCATTTCTGAGATGGCACTCAGACATTTGGCGAACGCCGATGAAATGACTCTCGGAACGCACCAGAGAAAGATTTTCGATCCGTCAGTAGCCGACATTTTGGTTTCTTCTCTAGGAACTCGCACACAAAGCTTTCTAATGGCAAGAAAATTTAATGTGAAGCGTTGTGTAACTGGAAAGCGTTCAGCTTTGAAATGTGATTCCGTCCCGTTTGAGCTTTGACAGTAGGTGGCAACTGCTTGATCTTTCTGACCTGTAGAACGTGAACCTATGAAACGTTGGGGAACATGTCTggatacacataaacacatcaGAAAGATTATGAGTATACGTACATGCCACGCCTGAATGCTCCAATGTTCTAGCATGCACTATAGATGATAACAAGTTCAAGTGTTATTATTAGCGATGCACGTCACGAGTCCTGCCATctgtatgtacaaagatctaatCTCGAGAAATTATCACAGTCTAAAGGACGGGTACATGAAAGATGTGCTGACACTCAGTTATTGTTTACATGACTTATTGTtatcaagaaaagaaatgtaattacctccgccaagggaggaggttatgttttcgttaccgttggtttgtttgtttggaggaaaggtttagaatgatacaagtaacagatgattaaattttggtagtgatccgagaattttgggggaatttatgaagaatttttgatattttggcgggtagggtcaatgaacttgggagttcaggctgcgcgtatttgagatttgcatgcgcgcactaaagtgtgtgctccagtggtttctgctagggcgaggcgcgccgtgcagctgagggtttatgacgtaacaaaggcttctatattgggaaatcgggcgactttcagcacacaatgctataagtacgtattggtggaaatcactgatatctctaatagaagaacaagatcagtggtggaaatgagttgcatgcttggcggaggtgtGCGCTGtaagagtgcttttctagttagtGACTATTTCTATCGCTATAGATGAAAATGACCATATGGTTTGTTCAGATGTCCGTGTATTCAGCTAGGAAACATGCCTTGTAAAAGACAAACCTTTGTTACCATTAGACATACTGATAAGCAGCTTTAATGGTTCTTCTACTCTCATTTATCGCGAGGCTGTTTGATGGTTGGTTACAGATATCGAATCAATTCAATCTCATACACTATGTACACTATTATACACATATtatacactatttgattttgTATATAAAGAGATGATGCCACGATGGACCTTGGAAATGTTGGAGATGTTGGagatgtatttctttgtttttcaactttttcaacttttgttttttctttgtttttctattggaaattgtcactgaccacttttctaccataattggcacaaaactaatcaatgaaagtgattaattgtaaaaataatcaggttttcatgactttcatgacagagcacctgttttccacaggaaatgtacacaaaagcacaaactgCGCCCGTTTCGGGACggcattccgttacaaaaatgggcgtgacttcgcacaagtatgcggggaagttgcaaatttggtcttgaaagttgcgtgagacttgaacaaaacaaagtcaagtaagtttcgaggagtcctgggggggggggggggttacggGGGttaaggggggaggggtgcacggtgacccccccccccttaggtaccctactatgtaggccctacatgtaagcacatatatattacatacatacatatatatatatagcacaCCCTGTTGTCGTGGAAACAGAAGAAATACATTTATGTCGAACGCACCCACGAAGTTAAGTGACTTTCGgtttatcaaaaagaaagatatacatgtatatggataaATACTTAGTAAAGCATACCACCTCCTTAAAAATGagattatgtgaaaattgattttttttttcatgcaacattAACCCtttaaggaggggggggggggattcgccccccccccctcgaaatTTCGCGGCATAAAtctgtcgcgaggcttcttgactttgtttgttcaagtctcgcacaacttttgagaccaaatttgcaacatccgcatatacttttgcgaagtcacgcccattatTGTAACGGAATATccccccaaaacgggcacaattttgtgattttgtgtacctTTCCTATGGAAAGCAGGTGCTCTAGCTGTCATGAAGGTCATGAatacctgattatttttacaattaatcactttcattgattagttttgtgccaattatggtagaaaagtggtcagtgacaatttccaatagaaaaacaaagaaaaaacaaaagttgaaaaagttgaaaaacaaagaaatacataagaaattatgaaaaacaatacaatacattaaatttcacctagaacagcaacttttcgttcctgttaacatcttgattatgttttggtatgtcacgaagatcctgaaaatgtaagtttcgaggagtcctgggggggggggtgcacggtgacccccccccccccttaggtaccctactAAACAGCATTTGAAACACAACCTCATTTGAGGGAGAATCGGAACGGTGTTGCACCTCAAATTCTACCAAAATATCTCAAATGCTCATACAATTACCCCCAGTTAAATACAGGTGAgtgaaaaggttagagtaaagattagagtttgggttaggtttggagttagagtttgggttatgatagggttaggattaggttcaggattaggagtAGGGTTAAGTTCacgggaagggtctggggtaatttcCCGGGGGGTAACTGGCCTAGACACTCTCTTCCAAGGAGGTCTTGCTGGAAGACAGCAATCTATAGCAAAGCAATATGGTCCATAGGGATGATCGGGTTGAGACTGATGAAAATCACCAATTTATACGCTATCGGAGACCATTCCGGCGGCATTCTTGACACACACGGGACATGTTGCATTCTAAGTacattttaagtgtattctaaTTTTCGGGCTGAATTCTGTTTGAATTCGTGAACATTCAAAGTATATTAGGTAGCCATTCCAGGAACGTTCTGACCTCATTCGAAATGAGTTTGTACTGCATTCGAGGCGCTTTCCGACCATCAGACTTCGGGCAGCAATCGAACCGCGCTCGTGTGGCATTCGAAGTGCTTTCTAAAGATTCTGACCGCATTCTAACAGTATTTTGAATATTCCTACACCGTTCCAAGTACATTCGAGCAGCATTCGAGGGCTAATTCTTTCGGAATGTGCAAGAACAATTTGAGAAAGGTTGGAAGTGCATTCGAAGTATTCGAACAGCATTCCCTATCAAACTgttagaatttgaatttttatccCGAACGTGGCCCGAATTTGGAAAATCTTTAATTCCGGCTGGTTCTGATTGATTCGTGTTGATTCCGAATAAGTGTGACGGGGTATAaacaaattgcaataaaaaTGTTGATTGTGTCAGAACAAGTTCGATAGCAGGATGTTTATTTTGGGCTGGTTACTTTCTAATCATGGCGTAAGGCTTAGTTCGTGTAATTTCGtttattgtacaatgtaatgtcagtattatgcaagtacatgtatatctgtcgcaaaagcttgaaatttggcaacTTTATACAGCCCCATTTTTCCgagattacaatttttttttgttgtttcgtTACGTTTGTTGGCGTGTTTCTTATTCTATTGATTTACACCTGCCAAAACAGAGGATTTTAGTTAGAGAACAGAAAATGATGTCTTTTCTTGTCCACTGTACAACCGAAAGAAAATGCCTGCTCGTTGCTCTATAATTGATAGCATACATGCCAACAGTTTGATTCGAGAACGCGGTAAAGTCCGTTTGAGGGAGCAAGGTGGCCTACAGGCAGACAGGGGGTATAGTAGATTTGGGAGGTGAAGGGGGCTTGACCACCTCCAAGAGCTGGGggaatttcaaatttgagaACTAAAATGGCTCATTCCTAGACTATCATTTCAATGACCATCAATATGGCGAGACTGCTGGATGAATTTAGACATCAGTCATAATAATTTATTGTAACAATCATGTAAGACCAAATGACAAACAACATGGCTGTATGACAGTTTGCATAGTTGCTTACACTGGCTGAGGGGGGAAAATCATACGGGTTTAGTCTTGTAAGCACATTTATTGTGTTTTAAGGCGGTGAGATAGCTCAGCCAGTAgcacgtctgcctcacgatccaaaggacccgggttcgattcccgagccGATCACACTGAGCAATATTGTGTGTATCATACAGTCTCCTCTAGTAAGAAGCAATAAAACAATCTGTCCCTCGGATGACTTAAAATGAAGGTCCCATAATGTGGGAGAGTCACAACTCGTGCACTCATGCGCTCGCGCA
The nucleotide sequence above comes from Diadema setosum chromosome 5, eeDiaSeto1, whole genome shotgun sequence. Encoded proteins:
- the LOC140228284 gene encoding uncharacterized protein, with the translated sequence MEPSRLAYSTMKETLESTQSKYVFVKDMASGVATDDTRQYLPSGFKHTFLIRNPFRSINSYRKAMFAQFTELGLLKDESANEQTYDVERDDIFFPPGYYVEELYDLWKYVRKNIDSDPIVIDADDLLTKPAEYLKAYCDKVGLPYRESLLKWDASTDSLKSWKAAGDNLVLDVVNFYGSAMRSSEFFPPSSMPDPDKMTPDVQRCAGKVMKLYVEMAESKLKL